A genomic stretch from Salarias fasciatus chromosome 18, fSalaFa1.1, whole genome shotgun sequence includes:
- the gadd45aa gene encoding growth arrest and DNA-damage-inducible, alpha, a, which yields MIKTVSSREDTRIAHQYCSVCVTVDLDCMYNMTFEELNADYSQERMDTMAKALEEVLTSALSQGCITVGVYEAAKSLNVDPDNVVLCILATDDEDVKDVALQIHFTLIQAFCCENDINILRVNNTRRLAEILDGGAKQTGGEPMDLHCVLVTSPPSSSWKDPALSKLNRLCRESRCMDQWVPIINLPER from the exons ATGATAAAGACCGTGTCGAGTCGAGAAGATACGAGGATCGCTCACCAGTATTGTTCCGTTTGCGTTACGGTGGATTTGGATTGTATGTACAACATGACATTTGAGGAACTAAATGCGGATTATTCTCAAGAAAG AATGGACACAATGGCGAAGGCTTTGGAAGAAGTGCTCACCTCGGCCCTGTCGCAGGGCTGCATCACGGTCGGAGTCTACGAGGCGGCCAAATCTCTTAACGT AGACCCTGATAACGTGGTTCTGTGCATCCTGGCCACGGACGATGAGGATGTTAAAGACGTGGCCCTGCAGATCCACTTCACCCTCATCCAGGCTTTCTGCTGCGAGAACGACATCAACATCCTGAGAGTGAACAACACCAGGCGCCTGGCAGAGATCCTGGACGGAGGCGCGAAGCAGACCGGGGGCGAACCGATGGACCTGCACTGCGTGCTCGTCACG agtcccccctcctcctcatggaAAGACCCTGCTCTGAGCAAACTGAACCGACTCTGCAGAGAGAGCCGCTGCATGGATCAGTGGGTACCCATCATCAATCTGCCCGAACGATGA